The following are encoded in a window of Brockia lithotrophica genomic DNA:
- a CDS encoding protein phosphatase 2C domain-containing protein, producing the protein MSRTAKRGKAMREGSEGIEVKVFSLSELGRVRPNNEDAAAVEPLPSGKVLVVVADGMGGHERGEVAAQTAVDVVVAHVKAEAERLEDLPLVGDPEGERRWLELLEGAVRLANARVFELAGKWEGRMGTTVDVALVDSRGGVGVHVGDGRVYLFRRKGEILERLTDDHSYVFTLYKEGHIAYEALREHPQRHIILRAVGAEAHVTPDPLRLEWSAGDRLLFCTDGLTQHVDDGEIATILGTTSNLDTAGSELVGLALSRGGTDNVTVVLLEAGEEDGR; encoded by the coding sequence GTGTCCCGTACGGCAAAGCGGGGAAAAGCGATGCGCGAGGGAAGCGAGGGAATCGAGGTGAAGGTCTTCAGCCTTTCCGAGCTCGGCCGGGTGCGTCCGAACAACGAAGATGCTGCTGCCGTCGAACCCCTTCCTTCGGGAAAGGTCCTCGTCGTCGTGGCCGACGGAATGGGGGGACACGAGCGCGGGGAGGTCGCCGCGCAGACGGCGGTAGACGTTGTTGTCGCCCACGTAAAGGCGGAGGCAGAACGTTTGGAAGACCTCCCGCTCGTCGGCGATCCCGAAGGAGAGCGGCGTTGGTTAGAGCTCCTCGAAGGAGCGGTGCGCCTCGCCAACGCCCGCGTGTTTGAACTTGCCGGGAAGTGGGAGGGGCGCATGGGAACCACCGTCGACGTCGCTCTCGTAGACTCCCGGGGAGGTGTGGGCGTACACGTGGGCGACGGCAGGGTCTACCTTTTTCGCCGCAAAGGGGAAATTCTCGAGCGGCTTACCGACGACCATTCTTACGTCTTTACCTTGTACAAAGAGGGCCATATTGCCTATGAGGCGTTGCGGGAGCACCCCCAACGGCACATCATCCTGCGCGCGGTAGGGGCGGAAGCGCACGTCACGCCAGACCCCCTGCGCCTCGAATGGAGTGCAGGAGATCGGCTGCTCTTTTGTACGGACGGCCTCACGCAGCACGTGGACGACGGGGAGATCGCGACGATCCTCGGCACGACGAGCAACCTGGACACCGCAGGGAGCGAGCTCGTGGGCCTCGCCTTGAGTCGCGGCGGGACCGACAACGTCACCGTCGTTCTCTTGGAAGCGGGAGAGGAGGATGGTCGGTGA
- the rsmB gene encoding 16S rRNA (cytosine(967)-C(5))-methyltransferase RsmB produces the protein MPKLTHQPPGKPSGANRQSGTIPGKKGPSPARRLALEILKRVEEKGAYSNYLLRAVLDERPVSDADRRLITELVYGVLAHRPYLAYAVSQYAKHAERLPADVRRILYLAFYQLLFLTRIPPYAVLSETLALVDTAGFTPLKKVVNGILRTYLREPERVRLPEGDDPEALSLRYGVPQWLLEVWRERYGDEELLRLLATLDVPPPLNFRVNLLRVDREFVRQSLLDRGYTVEHGRLVPEALRLKGRGFPPREFLDRGWITIQDEAAMFVVHVLDPRPGERILDCCSAPGGKATFAAERMRDTGEVVAVDVHESRVRRIREEVERLGLSIVVPTVRDGRDLPRAYGREFDRVLVDAPCSGLGTIRRRPELRYRHTPESVRELAALQRELLDAAAQIVRPGGVLVYSTCTLTPDENEGVVREVLARNPALKLDEEGMASFVPAVLRKRIRMPGTLEILPQDLDVDGFFIARFRVW, from the coding sequence GTGCCCAAGTTGACCCACCAACCCCCCGGCAAACCCTCCGGGGCTAATCGACAGTCGGGGACCATACCGGGCAAGAAGGGCCCATCCCCGGCGCGTCGGTTGGCGCTGGAGATTTTGAAGCGTGTAGAAGAAAAGGGCGCGTATTCGAACTACCTCTTGCGGGCCGTTTTGGACGAACGGCCCGTCTCGGACGCCGACCGGCGTCTCATTACGGAGCTCGTATACGGCGTTCTCGCCCACCGTCCGTACCTCGCCTACGCCGTTTCCCAGTACGCGAAGCACGCCGAACGATTGCCTGCGGACGTACGTAGGATTCTCTACCTCGCCTTTTACCAGCTTCTCTTTCTCACGCGCATACCTCCGTACGCCGTCCTTTCCGAAACCCTCGCCCTCGTCGATACGGCCGGATTTACCCCGCTCAAAAAGGTCGTAAACGGGATCCTCCGCACGTACCTGCGCGAGCCGGAACGCGTGCGTCTGCCCGAAGGCGATGACCCAGAGGCCTTATCCCTTCGCTACGGCGTTCCCCAATGGCTTCTCGAAGTTTGGCGGGAAAGGTACGGCGACGAAGAACTTCTCCGCCTCCTCGCCACCCTCGACGTTCCGCCCCCGCTCAACTTTCGGGTGAACCTCCTTCGGGTCGACCGGGAATTCGTCCGCCAATCCCTCCTCGATAGGGGGTATACGGTGGAGCACGGCCGCCTCGTCCCCGAGGCTCTGCGCCTCAAAGGACGGGGGTTTCCTCCGCGGGAGTTTTTGGATCGCGGATGGATCACGATCCAAGACGAGGCGGCGATGTTCGTCGTCCACGTGCTCGATCCGCGGCCCGGCGAGCGGATCCTCGATTGCTGCAGCGCTCCGGGGGGGAAGGCGACCTTTGCCGCCGAGCGCATGCGCGACACGGGAGAGGTCGTCGCCGTCGACGTCCACGAGAGCCGCGTGCGTCGAATTCGCGAGGAGGTCGAGCGCCTGGGCCTCTCCATTGTCGTGCCGACGGTGCGCGACGGACGGGATCTCCCCCGCGCGTACGGCCGCGAATTCGATCGCGTCCTTGTGGATGCGCCGTGTTCGGGATTGGGGACGATTCGTCGACGTCCCGAACTGCGGTACCGCCACACGCCGGAAAGCGTGAGGGAGCTCGCGGCGCTTCAGCGGGAGCTCTTGGATGCGGCGGCGCAGATCGTCCGCCCGGGCGGCGTGCTCGTGTACAGCACCTGCACCCTCACGCCGGACGAAAACGAGGGCGTTGTCCGCGAGGTCCTCGCGCGCAATCCCGCCCTGAAGCTCGACGAAGAGGGGATGGCGTCGTTCGTACCCGCCGTGCTCCGCAAGCGCATCCGGATGCCGGGGACGCTCGAGATCTTACCCCAGGACTTGGACGTAGACGGCTTTTTCATCGCCCGCTTTCGCGTCTGGTGA
- the fmt gene encoding methionyl-tRNA formyltransferase translates to MPERVVFMGTPAFAVPSLRALVDAGYDVVLVVTQPDRPKGRSGEPVPPPVKVFAASFGLRVFQPERLKDEAAIREILATSPDVIVTAAYGQIVPRPLLEGPPFGAINVHASLLPKFRGAAPVAWALMRGETKTGVTIVKMVEALDAGPILAQRETSIYPHENAAILEARLAEMGAALLVETLPRYLRGEIEPVPQNEAEKSFAPLLKKEDGALDFQLSAQELVWRVRGLTPWPGAFFSAFGERILVLEAQAEDEGPFADASPGTIVELADVIRIRAGKGVFVVRRLKPEGRREMTAAEFLRGRKTWKVGAQVDPPTPRQTLRG, encoded by the coding sequence ATGCCTGAACGCGTCGTCTTTATGGGCACTCCGGCGTTCGCTGTCCCCTCCCTTCGGGCGCTCGTGGATGCGGGGTACGACGTCGTGCTCGTCGTGACGCAACCCGACCGTCCGAAGGGCCGAAGCGGCGAGCCTGTGCCACCTCCCGTCAAGGTCTTTGCGGCCTCTTTCGGACTCCGGGTCTTTCAGCCGGAGCGCCTAAAGGACGAGGCGGCGATTCGAGAGATCCTCGCGACATCACCAGACGTGATCGTAACTGCGGCGTACGGGCAAATCGTACCGCGCCCGCTCTTGGAAGGCCCCCCTTTCGGGGCGATCAACGTCCACGCATCGCTTCTTCCCAAGTTCCGCGGCGCCGCCCCGGTGGCGTGGGCGCTCATGCGGGGGGAGACGAAGACGGGCGTAACCATCGTCAAGATGGTGGAGGCGCTCGACGCCGGTCCGATTCTCGCCCAGCGAGAGACTTCCATATACCCGCACGAAAACGCGGCGATTTTGGAAGCCCGTCTAGCGGAAATGGGTGCGGCCCTCCTCGTGGAAACCCTGCCCCGCTACCTTCGGGGAGAGATCGAACCCGTGCCGCAAAACGAGGCGGAAAAGTCCTTTGCCCCCCTTCTGAAGAAGGAAGATGGCGCCCTCGACTTCCAGCTTTCCGCACAAGAGTTGGTCTGGCGCGTGCGGGGGCTTACGCCTTGGCCGGGGGCGTTTTTTTCCGCCTTCGGCGAGCGGATTCTCGTGCTCGAGGCGCAGGCGGAAGACGAAGGGCCCTTTGCCGACGCCTCTCCGGGGACGATCGTCGAACTTGCGGACGTGATCCGGATTCGGGCGGGGAAGGGCGTGTTCGTCGTGCGCCGGCTCAAACCGGAAGGCCGGCGGGAGATGACCGCTGCCGAATTTCTTCGTGGACGCAAGACGTGGAAAGTAGGTGCCCAAGTTGACCCACCAACCCCCCGGCAAACCCTCCGGGGCTAA
- the def gene encoding peptide deformylase — protein sequence MAVRYIVKHPDPVLREVARPVKSITPQVLRLLDDLAETMRHADGVGLAAPQVGISRRIAVVDVGDGLIELINPEILAAEGEEVGVEGCLSIPGVYGEVPRAARIRVRTLTRTGESTILEAEGLKARAIQHEIDHLDGILFIDRALSLTHAEETRADVHA from the coding sequence GTGGCCGTACGATACATCGTCAAACACCCGGATCCCGTCCTGCGCGAGGTGGCGCGGCCGGTGAAGTCCATAACGCCCCAGGTGCTTCGCCTGCTCGACGACCTCGCCGAGACGATGCGCCATGCGGACGGCGTCGGCCTTGCCGCACCTCAGGTGGGAATTTCGCGCCGTATCGCCGTTGTAGACGTGGGCGACGGCCTCATAGAGCTCATCAATCCGGAGATCCTCGCGGCCGAGGGCGAAGAAGTTGGGGTAGAGGGGTGCCTCTCCATTCCCGGAGTTTACGGAGAAGTCCCGCGGGCGGCGCGGATTCGCGTGCGCACCCTGACCCGCACGGGGGAAAGCACGATCCTCGAGGCCGAGGGTCTCAAGGCGCGGGCCATCCAACACGAGATCGACCACCTCGACGGAATTCTCTTCATCGACCGCGCCCTGTCGCTTACGCACGCCGAGGAAACGAGGGCGGATGTGCATGCCTGA
- the priA gene encoding replication restart helicase PriA, translated as MAAVQGGKEALGRGRGVSDPRPSGESEGGAEARPIVADVAVDVPLFPGNDVLTYLATEGLKPGSRVFVEVRKQLVPGFVADVRPAQERDLRLALKPLVYILDRDEPVLSAEFVALGRELAERLIAPLYRVYATMLPQALRPEGELWVRLSRKDEPLFLLPDEEAVIAHLRAKGEVPLRRLRDAFSETPDVVENLLRLGYLETFIRPRRAHPVREELVARRVGDADPAEPLTPKQAKVFERIRSGGEVPLRLLEQEIPGAREVVRALARRGLVEVYPRESYRAPLLPALAPEPKRELTPAQAEVFARLLAALRGEGDVLKPYLLYGVTGSGKTEIYLQLIEEVLAQGKGAIVLVPEISLTPLMVARFTARFGRRVAVLHSALGVGERYDEWRRLWRGEASIAVGARSAVFAPVRNLGLIVVDEAHETSYKQDETPRYDAREVAELRARYHGALLLLGSATPSLEQYARARVGHYHLLELRERIDRRPLPRVHVVDLRLDVGETEPHDEAVSLARGAAGGGRGAVRATGKERRGLGGIVLSPFLLERLEERLRRGEQAIVFLNRRGYTPVVLCRSCGRTVQCPHCDVSLTYHRAEDVLRCHICGFEMPMVPRCPYCGSPNLVHLGLGTERVEELLRSYFPEARILRMDRDTTSRKGALEEILTKFAEREADILLGTQMVAKGLDFPYVTLSVILLADLSLQFPDFRAAERTFQLLVQVSGRAGRHNLPGEVVVQTFRPDHPAIALARDGRIDEFYRAELKVRRAQNYPPFTRLVLLETAHVDMRRARDALARIVEDLLPRLAPDTVVKGPMPAGIPRVRDRFRFHALVQYKREPDFPLRLRRVLQEHHPRLRQDEVDLTVDFDPQDFS; from the coding sequence ATGGCCGCCGTGCAGGGTGGAAAGGAAGCCTTGGGGCGGGGGAGGGGAGTTTCCGACCCTCGGCCGAGCGGGGAATCCGAAGGAGGTGCAGAAGCCCGCCCCATCGTCGCCGACGTCGCCGTGGACGTGCCCCTCTTTCCCGGAAACGACGTCCTCACCTACCTGGCGACGGAGGGCCTTAAGCCGGGGAGCCGCGTATTCGTAGAGGTGAGAAAGCAACTGGTTCCAGGGTTCGTCGCGGACGTGCGCCCCGCGCAAGAGCGCGACCTCCGCTTGGCTTTGAAACCTCTCGTATACATTCTCGACCGCGATGAACCGGTGCTTTCTGCGGAATTCGTAGCCCTGGGTCGAGAGTTGGCGGAACGGCTTATCGCCCCGCTCTACCGGGTTTATGCCACCATGTTGCCCCAGGCGTTGCGTCCGGAAGGGGAACTTTGGGTTCGTCTGTCGCGGAAGGACGAGCCACTCTTTCTCCTACCTGACGAAGAGGCGGTGATCGCACACCTGCGCGCGAAAGGAGAGGTCCCCCTTCGTCGCCTGCGGGACGCGTTTTCCGAGACGCCGGACGTCGTCGAAAACCTCCTCCGACTCGGGTACTTGGAAACCTTTATCCGCCCCCGGCGCGCCCATCCCGTACGCGAGGAGCTCGTCGCGCGAAGGGTCGGGGACGCCGATCCCGCCGAACCCCTCACGCCCAAGCAGGCGAAGGTGTTCGAACGCATACGCAGCGGAGGGGAGGTTCCCCTTCGCCTCTTGGAGCAGGAGATCCCCGGTGCGCGCGAGGTGGTTCGAGCGCTCGCCCGACGCGGCCTCGTGGAAGTCTACCCGCGTGAGAGCTACCGCGCACCGCTCTTGCCTGCTCTTGCCCCTGAGCCCAAGCGCGAGCTCACGCCGGCCCAAGCGGAGGTATTTGCGCGCCTCCTTGCGGCCCTCCGCGGCGAAGGCGACGTCTTGAAACCTTACCTCCTGTACGGCGTCACCGGAAGCGGCAAGACGGAGATCTACCTCCAGCTCATCGAAGAGGTGCTCGCCCAAGGGAAGGGGGCGATCGTCCTCGTTCCGGAGATCTCCCTCACACCTCTTATGGTCGCCCGGTTCACGGCGCGCTTCGGCAGGCGTGTGGCCGTGCTTCACAGCGCCCTCGGCGTGGGGGAGAGGTACGACGAGTGGCGTCGCCTCTGGAGGGGGGAGGCGAGCATTGCCGTCGGCGCGCGGAGCGCGGTGTTCGCCCCCGTGCGAAACCTCGGCCTCATCGTCGTCGACGAAGCCCACGAGACAAGCTACAAGCAAGACGAGACGCCGCGGTATGACGCCCGCGAGGTGGCTGAGCTTAGGGCCAGGTACCACGGCGCACTCCTCCTTTTGGGGAGCGCCACGCCGTCGCTCGAGCAGTACGCTCGGGCGCGCGTCGGCCACTACCACCTCCTCGAGCTTCGGGAGCGCATCGACCGCCGACCTCTTCCCCGGGTACACGTCGTGGACTTGCGGCTGGACGTAGGGGAGACCGAACCGCACGACGAAGCCGTCTCGCTCGCCCGGGGTGCCGCAGGCGGAGGGCGCGGCGCCGTCCGCGCGACGGGAAAGGAGAGGCGGGGTCTCGGGGGGATCGTCCTGAGTCCCTTCCTCCTCGAACGCCTCGAAGAACGCCTGCGCCGGGGCGAGCAGGCGATCGTCTTTCTCAACCGTCGGGGATACACACCCGTGGTGCTCTGTCGTTCGTGCGGGCGTACAGTCCAGTGCCCGCACTGCGACGTGTCGCTCACCTACCACCGCGCCGAGGACGTGCTCCGCTGCCACATCTGCGGCTTCGAAATGCCCATGGTTCCCCGTTGTCCCTACTGCGGGTCGCCGAACCTCGTCCACCTCGGCCTCGGCACGGAACGCGTAGAGGAACTCCTCAGGTCGTATTTCCCCGAAGCCCGCATCTTGCGTATGGATCGCGACACGACCTCCCGGAAAGGCGCCCTCGAAGAAATCCTCACCAAGTTTGCCGAACGGGAGGCGGACATCCTTCTGGGGACGCAGATGGTGGCAAAGGGGCTCGATTTTCCGTACGTCACGCTTTCCGTGATTCTCCTCGCCGACCTCTCCCTACAGTTCCCGGACTTCCGCGCCGCAGAGCGCACGTTTCAACTCCTCGTGCAGGTCTCCGGACGTGCCGGACGCCACAACCTTCCCGGCGAGGTCGTCGTTCAGACGTTTCGCCCCGACCACCCCGCAATCGCCCTCGCCCGCGACGGGCGAATCGATGAGTTCTACCGGGCGGAGCTCAAGGTCCGCCGCGCCCAAAATTACCCGCCCTTCACGCGCCTCGTGCTCTTGGAGACCGCCCACGTCGACATGCGGCGGGCGCGGGACGCGTTGGCGCGCATCGTAGAAGACCTCCTCCCGCGCCTTGCGCCGGATACGGTCGTCAAGGGCCCAATGCCCGCGGGGATCCCGCGGGTCCGCGATCGCTTTCGCTTTCACGCACTGGTACAATATAAGCGAGAACCGGATTTTCCCTTGCGTCTGCGGCGGGTGCTTCAGGAACACCATCCTCGGCTTCGGCAAGACGAGGTCGACCTCACCGTAGACTTCGATCCGCAGGATTTTTCCTAA